One segment of Cetobacterium sp. NK01 DNA contains the following:
- a CDS encoding DUF309 domain-containing protein produces MRNKERYYEFIDVFQNQRDFFKCHEILEEVWIEETRCKTRNHVSINLLLIAVGLYHWKNKNIKGAIQVLENSLNNYDNVSLELEKLNIDSKELKKIIQLKLSELRNGKEYQDVYLPRY; encoded by the coding sequence ATGAGAAATAAAGAAAGATATTATGAATTTATAGATGTTTTTCAAAATCAAAGAGATTTTTTCAAATGTCATGAGATTTTAGAAGAGGTGTGGATAGAGGAAACTAGGTGCAAAACTAGAAACCATGTATCAATAAACCTATTGTTAATAGCAGTTGGATTATATCACTGGAAAAATAAAAATATAAAAGGAGCTATTCAAGTATTAGAAAATTCCTTAAATAATTATGATAATGTTTCATTAGAGTTGGAGAAATTAAATATTGATTCAAAAGAATTAAAGAAAATAATACAATTGAAACTTAGTGAATTAAGAAATGGAAAAGAATACCAAGATGTATATCTTCCGAGATACTAA